A section of the Halococcus agarilyticus genome encodes:
- a CDS encoding SHOCT domain-containing protein gives MNRLSQVLLLVAGSFTTALLIAVYLESQVAAVVTWWFFFALVAVSLIRLAVFASRAIRSRRSDGSRSGSSTFERDGDSPASSNHDGLATLRERYTRGELTDEQFERKLDRLLWTDTPENAAEWRDAARERSGETASE, from the coding sequence ATGAATCGCCTCTCACAGGTACTGCTCCTCGTCGCAGGGAGTTTCACGACGGCACTGTTGATCGCGGTGTATCTGGAATCGCAAGTCGCTGCCGTGGTCACGTGGTGGTTCTTCTTCGCTCTCGTTGCAGTGAGCCTGATCCGGCTCGCCGTGTTCGCGTCGCGAGCGATTCGAAGTCGCCGCTCCGACGGTTCGCGTTCGGGGAGCAGCACGTTCGAACGCGACGGAGACTCTCCAGCGAGTTCGAACCACGACGGACTTGCGACGCTCCGAGAGCGCTACACACGTGGGGAGCTCACCGACGAGCAGTTCGAACGGAAACTCGATCGTCTCCTGTGGACCGATACACCCGAAAACGCCGCCGAGTGGCGAGATGCAGCCCGCGAGCGAAGCGGCGAAACGGCGTCGGAGTGA
- the metX gene encoding homoserine O-acetyltransferase MetX, translating into MTRATRDTRSIGAFEFECGESLSDLELAYETYGEFTGDNAVLVCHALTGSAHVASGPRESESSPRSGSASGDAAGSGDAAGSGDAAGQARAWWDAIVGPGKAIDTTEYFVICVNVPGSCYGSTGPASIDPASGEPYGADFPPVTVTDWTRAQRRLLDALDVPRLHAVVGGSVGGMNVLEWVKRYPDRVERAIPVATAARLDPQCVAIDGIARRAITTDPDWNGGDYYGADEPDDGLALARQLGHVMYLSKESMANKFGRRAAGRDAARDTFPADPAAGFFPYRDVESYLDYNADTFVDRFDANSYLYLTRAMDEYDLATGHKSDADALASFDGEALCLSFTGDWHFTTDQATALADAFRTAGVDVAHHVIDSDHGHDAFLVEPENVGPPIADFLADGVAGRAVTDARAGTDGDTEFAPVHASLFGD; encoded by the coding sequence ATGACCCGTGCGACGCGCGACACCCGGTCGATCGGCGCGTTCGAGTTCGAGTGCGGCGAATCCCTCTCGGATCTGGAACTCGCCTACGAGACCTACGGCGAGTTCACCGGCGACAACGCGGTCCTCGTCTGTCACGCACTCACCGGCAGCGCCCACGTCGCCAGCGGCCCACGGGAAAGCGAGTCGAGCCCACGATCGGGGAGCGCCAGCGGGGATGCGGCCGGCAGCGGGGATGCGGCCGGCAGCGGGGACGCGGCGGGCCAGGCCCGCGCGTGGTGGGACGCGATCGTGGGACCTGGCAAGGCGATCGACACGACCGAGTATTTCGTGATCTGCGTGAACGTCCCCGGTTCGTGTTACGGCTCGACGGGACCGGCCTCGATCGATCCCGCATCCGGCGAGCCCTACGGGGCCGACTTCCCGCCGGTCACCGTGACCGACTGGACCCGCGCCCAGCGCCGACTGCTCGACGCACTCGATGTTCCCCGGCTCCACGCCGTCGTCGGCGGCTCCGTGGGCGGGATGAACGTCCTCGAATGGGTGAAACGCTACCCCGATCGGGTCGAGCGGGCGATCCCGGTGGCGACCGCCGCCCGGCTCGACCCACAGTGCGTCGCGATCGACGGGATCGCCCGGCGGGCGATCACGACCGATCCCGACTGGAACGGTGGCGACTACTACGGGGCCGACGAACCCGACGACGGTCTCGCGCTCGCGCGCCAGCTCGGCCACGTGATGTATCTCTCGAAGGAGTCGATGGCGAACAAGTTCGGCCGGCGCGCCGCGGGCCGGGACGCCGCCCGCGATACGTTCCCCGCCGACCCGGCGGCCGGCTTCTTCCCCTACCGCGACGTCGAGTCCTACCTCGATTACAACGCCGACACGTTCGTGGATCGCTTCGACGCCAACAGCTACCTGTATCTCACGCGCGCGATGGACGAGTACGACCTCGCGACGGGCCACAAATCCGACGCAGACGCGCTCGCGAGCTTCGACGGCGAAGCGCTCTGCCTCTCCTTTACCGGCGATTGGCATTTCACCACGGACCAGGCCACAGCCCTCGCCGACGCGTTCCGCACCGCTGGCGTTGACGTCGCCCACCACGTCATCGACTCCGATCACGGCCACGACGCCTTCCTCGTCGAACCCGAGAACGTCGGCCCGCCGATCGCGGATTTCCTCGCTGACGGCGTCGCCGGCCGAGCGGTGACCGACGCGCGCGCCGGCACCGACGGGGACACCGAGTTCGCGCCCGTCCACGCCAGCCTGTTCGGCGACTGA
- a CDS encoding pyridoxal-phosphate-dependent aminotransferase family protein, whose product MSDDEFLLLNPGPVPVTRRVREAMDAPMVSHRSADFEAVYERAQDGLDYVFERSTPQEQSTSAGGTSLVLNGTATMGMEAAVANLVGEGDEVVALVNGKFGRRFARIAARYASVTRIEVEWGDSLDSQTVAEAVTDDTDLVTMVHNETSTGILNPVPEVGEIAAAHDARFVVDGVTSIGGDVFRIDDWNVDVAITDSQKALAAPPGISAMYVTDRAVEHLDGERAPFYADLDWHLRKAEDHQTPFTSALPLFRALAVAVEEIESEGMETRIERHRRQSAAFRAGFGEMGLDGFPTLDDASTHSNTVTAISLPDSVRENPEEFFAAVDERNVSISGGQAHLGGEIFRVSNMGHLAEDQVLRGVRTVGEAFTDVGVDVDLEAGLDAARAELD is encoded by the coding sequence ATGAGCGACGACGAGTTCCTGCTGCTCAACCCCGGGCCGGTGCCCGTGACGAGGAGGGTCCGCGAGGCGATGGACGCGCCGATGGTCTCACACCGCTCGGCCGACTTCGAGGCAGTGTACGAGCGCGCACAGGACGGACTCGATTACGTCTTCGAACGCTCGACGCCACAGGAACAGTCGACCAGCGCTGGCGGGACCAGTCTCGTGCTCAACGGGACGGCGACGATGGGGATGGAGGCCGCCGTCGCCAACCTCGTCGGTGAGGGTGATGAAGTGGTCGCGCTCGTCAACGGCAAGTTCGGTCGGCGCTTTGCACGGATCGCCGCACGCTACGCGTCGGTCACGCGAATCGAGGTCGAGTGGGGCGATTCGCTCGATTCCCAAACTGTGGCCGAGGCCGTCACCGACGACACCGACCTCGTGACGATGGTCCACAACGAGACCTCGACTGGCATCCTGAACCCCGTTCCCGAGGTGGGTGAGATCGCCGCCGCCCACGACGCCAGATTCGTCGTCGACGGCGTGACCTCGATCGGCGGGGACGTCTTCCGGATCGACGACTGGAACGTGGACGTCGCCATCACGGACTCCCAGAAGGCGCTCGCCGCGCCCCCGGGGATCAGCGCGATGTACGTGACCGATCGTGCGGTCGAACACCTCGACGGCGAGCGCGCACCCTTCTACGCCGACCTCGACTGGCATCTCCGAAAGGCCGAGGACCACCAGACACCTTTCACGAGCGCCCTTCCGCTCTTTCGCGCGCTCGCGGTCGCGGTCGAGGAGATCGAGTCGGAGGGAATGGAGACCCGGATCGAGCGCCACCGCCGGCAGTCGGCCGCCTTCCGGGCGGGGTTCGGCGAGATGGGACTCGACGGCTTTCCCACGCTCGACGACGCGAGTACCCACTCGAACACCGTGACGGCGATCTCGTTGCCCGACTCGGTTCGCGAGAACCCCGAGGAGTTCTTCGCCGCGGTCGACGAGCGCAACGTCTCGATCAGCGGCGGCCAGGCCCACCTCGGCGGCGAGATCTTCCGGGTGAGCAACATGGGCCATCTCGCCGAGGATCAGGTGCTTCGCGGGGTTCGAACGGTGGGCGAAGCGTTCACCGACGTCGGCGTCGACGTCGATCTCGAAGCGGGACTCGACGCTGCGCGCGCGGAACTCGACTGA
- the ligA gene encoding NAD-dependent DNA ligase LigA — MAAPDAADSVTDNPYIEDPDTEFAPVEELNEERAREQAEQLRGALHYHDHRYYVESDPVVGDRTYDALFSRLEALEDAFDLPTENSPTRRVGGEPLDELRTVEHVAPMLSIDSSGDPGEVREFDERVRRELARGGGGQRSLADFDSEDNSADVAVEYVCEPKFDGLSIEVVYENGVYERAATRGDGYEGDDVTANVRTIGSVPQRLRGDHPDYLAVRGEIYMPREAFTAHNRERVERGDDPFANPRNAAAGTLRQLDPKITAERPLACFFFGVLDASYAFESHGEQYAKLSEWGLRVTDRVAVVDGIEAAIDYRDRLGEDRENLDYEIDGTVFSVDDLAACERLGTTSRAPRWAYAYKFPARSETTHITDITVQIGRTGRATPVALLEPVEVGGVEVSRATLHNPGELAELGVNVGDEVRLKRAGDVIPYVTEVVDDGGEGTFEFPDRCPICDSPIERDGPLAFCTGGVSCPAQLQRAVEHYASREGLDIEGLGEERVEQLIDAGLVESLPDLYDLRKADLAALDGWGEKSAANLHDELERSKEPALADFLTALGVPEVGSTTATALAREFGDLDALMDAEEEGLREVPDVGPRVASEIREFFANERNRQTIAALRERGVEPEALEREAGDELAGLTFVFTGGLSNATREEATAHVERHGARSTGSVSGNTDYLVIGDDPGQRKRDDADAADVPELTEAEFEALLAERDAER, encoded by the coding sequence ATGGCAGCCCCGGATGCCGCGGATTCGGTCACCGACAACCCCTACATCGAGGACCCCGACACGGAGTTCGCGCCGGTCGAAGAACTGAACGAGGAGCGGGCGCGCGAGCAAGCCGAACAGCTCCGTGGGGCACTCCACTACCACGACCACCGCTACTACGTCGAGAGCGATCCCGTCGTCGGCGATCGGACCTACGACGCGCTGTTCTCCCGGTTGGAGGCGCTCGAAGACGCCTTCGATCTCCCGACCGAGAACAGTCCCACGCGGCGGGTCGGCGGCGAGCCGCTCGACGAGCTCCGTACTGTGGAACACGTCGCGCCGATGCTCTCGATCGATTCGAGTGGTGATCCCGGCGAAGTTCGGGAGTTCGACGAGCGGGTTCGGCGTGAACTCGCTCGGGGTGGTGGGGGCCAGCGCTCGCTCGCCGATTTCGACAGCGAGGACAACTCCGCCGACGTCGCGGTCGAATACGTCTGCGAGCCGAAGTTCGACGGACTCTCGATCGAGGTCGTGTACGAGAACGGCGTCTACGAGCGCGCCGCGACCAGGGGCGACGGGTACGAGGGCGACGACGTGACCGCGAACGTCCGCACGATCGGATCGGTGCCACAGCGTCTCCGGGGCGACCACCCCGACTACCTGGCCGTGCGCGGCGAGATCTACATGCCGCGTGAGGCGTTCACCGCCCACAACCGCGAGCGAGTCGAGCGCGGCGACGATCCCTTCGCGAACCCCCGAAACGCCGCCGCCGGGACGCTCCGCCAGCTCGATCCGAAGATCACGGCCGAACGCCCGCTCGCGTGTTTCTTCTTCGGGGTTCTCGATGCGAGCTACGCGTTCGAGAGTCATGGGGAGCAGTACGCGAAGCTCTCCGAGTGGGGGCTCCGGGTCACCGATCGCGTCGCGGTCGTCGACGGCATCGAGGCCGCCATCGACTACCGCGATCGGTTGGGTGAAGACCGTGAGAACCTCGACTACGAGATCGACGGGACCGTGTTCTCGGTCGACGACCTCGCGGCCTGCGAGCGCCTCGGGACGACATCGCGCGCACCGCGGTGGGCGTACGCCTACAAGTTCCCCGCACGCTCCGAAACGACGCACATCACCGACATCACGGTACAGATCGGGCGCACGGGGCGCGCAACGCCGGTCGCGCTGCTCGAACCAGTCGAAGTCGGCGGCGTCGAGGTCTCGCGTGCGACCCTCCACAACCCGGGCGAGCTCGCGGAACTCGGCGTGAACGTCGGCGACGAGGTGCGCCTCAAGCGCGCCGGCGACGTGATCCCCTACGTCACGGAGGTCGTCGACGACGGTGGCGAGGGAACCTTCGAATTCCCCGACCGGTGCCCGATCTGTGACAGCCCGATCGAGCGTGACGGCCCACTCGCGTTCTGTACCGGCGGTGTGTCCTGTCCCGCCCAGCTCCAGCGTGCGGTCGAGCACTACGCCAGCCGCGAGGGGCTCGACATCGAAGGGCTCGGCGAGGAGCGCGTCGAACAGCTCATCGACGCCGGGCTCGTCGAGTCGCTGCCGGATCTCTACGACCTTCGGAAAGCGGACCTCGCCGCACTCGACGGCTGGGGCGAGAAGAGTGCGGCGAACCTCCACGACGAACTCGAACGCTCGAAGGAACCCGCACTCGCCGACTTCCTCACCGCGCTCGGCGTGCCCGAGGTGGGATCGACGACGGCGACCGCCCTGGCCCGCGAGTTCGGCGATCTCGACGCCCTGATGGATGCGGAAGAGGAAGGGCTTCGTGAGGTTCCGGACGTCGGCCCCCGGGTCGCGAGCGAGATCCGCGAGTTCTTCGCGAACGAACGCAACCGTCAGACGATCGCGGCGCTGCGCGAGCGCGGGGTCGAGCCCGAAGCGCTCGAGCGCGAGGCGGGCGACGAGCTCGCCGGGCTGACCTTTGTGTTCACGGGTGGACTCTCGAACGCCACCCGCGAGGAGGCCACCGCACACGTCGAGCGCCACGGCGCGCGGAGCACGGGCAGCGTCTCCGGCAATACGGACTACCTCGTGATCGGCGACGATCCGGGCCAGCGAAAGCGCGACGACGCCGACGCGGCGGACGTCCCCGAACTCACCGAAGCCGAGTTCGAGGCGCTGCTCGCCGAGCGGGACGCCGAACGCTAA
- a CDS encoding O-acetylhomoserine aminocarboxypropyltransferase/cysteine synthase family protein — protein MTDADDPGDEQRGFGTRCVHAGQGSDPETGSRAPPLYQTTSYTFDDADRAADLYALEAEGDIYSRISNPTVATLERRLADLEGGAGALCTASGMAALDAATFLLCEAGDNVVSAASIYGGTHAYLSHTAARRGIEARFVDTLDPAAYDEAIDENTAYVHCETIGNPSLVTPDLEAVADVAHDNDVPLFVDNTFATPALCRPLEHGADLVWESTTKWIHGSGTTIGGALIDGGSFPWGEYPEKYPEIAGDNPAFHGLNFAEQFGDRAFTAAARQRAIRSLGDQQSPFDAWVTLQGLETLDLRMERHSANAHGVAAFLADHDEVSWVAYPGLDDHETHDAASEYLDGGFGGMIAFGLEGGYEAGKRLCEDTDLASFLANVGDAKTLVIHPASTTHAQLSAEQQRASGVTPDLVRLSVGIEDEADIVADLDGAIA, from the coding sequence ATGACCGACGCCGACGACCCGGGCGACGAGCAGCGAGGTTTCGGGACACGCTGTGTCCACGCCGGCCAGGGATCGGATCCGGAAACGGGGTCGCGCGCGCCGCCGCTCTACCAGACCACCTCCTACACCTTCGACGACGCCGACCGCGCCGCGGATCTCTACGCCCTCGAAGCGGAGGGCGACATCTACTCCCGGATCTCGAACCCAACTGTGGCCACGCTCGAACGGCGTCTCGCCGATCTGGAGGGTGGGGCGGGCGCGCTCTGTACCGCATCGGGGATGGCCGCGCTCGACGCCGCGACCTTCCTGCTCTGTGAGGCGGGCGACAACGTGGTGAGCGCCGCCTCGATCTACGGCGGCACCCACGCCTACCTCAGCCACACCGCCGCGCGCCGCGGGATCGAGGCGCGGTTCGTCGACACGCTCGATCCCGCGGCGTACGACGAAGCGATCGACGAAAACACCGCGTACGTCCACTGTGAAACCATCGGCAACCCCTCGCTGGTGACGCCCGACCTCGAAGCCGTCGCCGATGTCGCGCACGACAACGATGTCCCGCTGTTCGTCGACAACACCTTCGCCACGCCCGCGCTGTGTCGTCCCCTCGAACACGGCGCGGATCTCGTCTGGGAGTCGACCACGAAGTGGATCCACGGCTCGGGCACGACGATCGGCGGTGCGCTGATCGACGGCGGCTCGTTCCCGTGGGGCGAGTATCCAGAGAAGTACCCCGAGATCGCTGGCGACAACCCCGCGTTCCACGGCCTGAATTTCGCCGAGCAGTTCGGCGACCGCGCGTTCACCGCGGCCGCCCGCCAGCGCGCGATCCGGAGCCTCGGCGACCAACAATCGCCGTTCGACGCGTGGGTCACGCTCCAGGGGCTCGAAACCCTGGATCTCAGAATGGAACGTCACTCCGCGAACGCCCACGGCGTCGCGGCGTTCCTCGCGGACCACGACGAGGTCTCGTGGGTCGCCTACCCCGGCCTCGACGATCACGAGACTCACGATGCCGCCAGCGAGTACCTCGACGGTGGGTTCGGTGGAATGATCGCGTTCGGGCTGGAAGGGGGCTACGAGGCCGGCAAACGGCTCTGTGAGGATACCGACCTCGCGAGCTTCCTCGCGAACGTCGGCGACGCGAAGACGCTGGTGATCCATCCCGCGAGCACCACCCACGCCCAGCTCTCGGCCGAACAGCAGCGCGCCTCGGGCGTGACGCCCGATCTCGTCCGGCTCTCCGTGGGCATCGAGGACGAGGCGGACATCGTGGCGGATCTCGATGGGGCGATCGCATGA
- the serA gene encoding phosphoglycerate dehydrogenase codes for MKVLVTDPIAEPGLDRLREAGHTVETAYDIEGDALHAAVADANALVVRSGTDVTEELFAAAEELMIVGRAGIGVDNIDIDAATEAGVIVANAPEGNVRAAAEHTVAMTFAAARSIPQAHARLKAGEWAKGDYLGTELNGATLGIVGFGRVGQEVAKKLDGLGMNLVAYDPYISEERAANLGAELVELDECLASADVLTLHTPLTPETENLIGEDELAALDGGYLVNCARGGVVDESALAAAVGDGPLAGAAIDVYAEEPLSPDSPLLDVEDVIVTPHLGASTYAAQENVATSIADQVLAAFDSKPVMNALNAPSMDASAFPRVRPYLDIASTAGKIATQLLDGRIETIEVTYEGDIASEEVDLVTASALEGVFEPLEWQVNAVNAPRIAEDRGIEVVESKTRTAEDFQSLVTVTVTNGEEEIGVCGTLFAGEDPRIVRIDGFRVDAIPAGHMLVARNEDEPGLIGFIGTVLGDADINIAGMFNARGVIGGEAMTVYNLDEPVSEELQEQLEADDRVIETRYIALNGTD; via the coding sequence ATGAAGGTACTCGTCACCGATCCCATCGCGGAGCCGGGCCTCGATCGGCTCCGCGAGGCCGGCCACACCGTCGAGACGGCCTACGACATCGAGGGCGACGCGCTCCACGCGGCGGTCGCCGATGCGAACGCCCTCGTCGTCCGATCGGGCACCGACGTCACCGAGGAGCTGTTCGCGGCCGCCGAGGAGTTGATGATCGTCGGCCGGGCGGGGATCGGGGTCGACAACATCGATATCGACGCCGCGACCGAGGCCGGCGTGATCGTCGCCAACGCTCCCGAGGGCAACGTCCGCGCCGCCGCCGAACACACCGTCGCGATGACGTTCGCGGCCGCGCGATCGATCCCCCAGGCCCACGCTCGACTGAAGGCCGGCGAGTGGGCCAAGGGCGACTATCTCGGGACGGAGCTCAACGGCGCGACGCTCGGGATCGTCGGCTTCGGCCGGGTCGGCCAGGAGGTCGCGAAGAAACTCGACGGCCTCGGGATGAACCTCGTCGCCTACGACCCCTACATCTCCGAGGAGCGCGCCGCCAATTTGGGGGCGGAGCTCGTCGAACTCGACGAGTGTCTCGCGAGCGCCGACGTGCTCACTCTCCACACGCCGCTCACGCCCGAGACGGAGAACCTGATCGGCGAGGACGAGCTCGCGGCGCTCGACGGCGGTTACCTCGTCAACTGCGCACGGGGGGGCGTCGTCGACGAGTCAGCGCTCGCCGCCGCAGTGGGGGACGGGCCGCTCGCGGGCGCAGCGATCGACGTCTACGCCGAAGAGCCGCTCTCGCCCGACAGCCCCCTGCTCGACGTCGAGGACGTGATCGTGACGCCCCACCTCGGTGCGAGCACGTACGCCGCCCAGGAGAACGTCGCCACTTCGATCGCGGACCAGGTGCTCGCCGCGTTCGACTCGAAACCGGTGATGAACGCGCTCAATGCCCCCTCGATGGACGCGAGCGCGTTCCCCCGGGTCCGGCCGTACCTCGACATCGCCTCCACGGCGGGGAAGATCGCGACCCAGCTTCTGGACGGACGGATCGAGACGATCGAGGTGACCTACGAGGGCGACATCGCAAGCGAGGAGGTCGATCTCGTCACCGCGAGCGCGCTGGAGGGCGTGTTCGAACCGCTCGAATGGCAGGTCAACGCGGTCAACGCCCCACGGATCGCCGAGGACCGCGGGATCGAGGTCGTCGAATCGAAGACCCGCACGGCGGAGGACTTCCAGAGCCTCGTCACCGTCACGGTCACCAACGGCGAGGAGGAGATCGGCGTCTGTGGCACCCTGTTCGCCGGCGAGGACCCCCGCATCGTCCGGATCGACGGGTTCCGGGTCGACGCGATCCCCGCCGGCCACATGCTTGTCGCGCGCAACGAGGACGAACCGGGCCTGATCGGCTTTATCGGGACGGTGCTCGGCGACGCGGACATCAACATCGCGGGGATGTTCAACGCCCGCGGGGTCATCGGCGGCGAGGCGATGACGGTGTACAATCTCGACGAGCCGGTTTCGGAGGAGCTTCAGGAGCAACTGGAAGCGGATGACCGTGTGATCGAGACGCGCTATATCGCGCTGAACGGGACGGACTAA
- a CDS encoding peroxiredoxin family protein: protein MSQDTTQAPDFTAQSTAGGDVTLSDTLESGPTVILVNRGHWCSFCAEQLQTFSDVSYDLWFHDDVTVLPVVTSELPKLVEMRDRFDLDFQLLADPEGEVAEQYSGTQETSHGLTGVAGTYVVDTDGAIRYEQVADHPGDRTYGNFVRYFIRNDFADPFGN from the coding sequence GTGAGCCAGGACACGACCCAGGCACCCGACTTCACGGCCCAAAGCACCGCCGGTGGCGACGTCACGCTCTCGGACACGCTCGAATCCGGCCCGACCGTGATCCTCGTCAACCGCGGCCACTGGTGTAGTTTCTGCGCCGAGCAGCTCCAGACGTTCAGCGATGTTTCCTACGACCTCTGGTTCCACGACGACGTGACCGTGTTGCCCGTCGTGACCAGCGAGCTTCCGAAGCTCGTCGAGATGCGCGATCGGTTCGACCTCGACTTCCAGCTGCTCGCGGACCCCGAGGGCGAGGTCGCCGAGCAGTACAGCGGCACCCAGGAGACGAGCCACGGCCTCACCGGTGTCGCCGGCACCTACGTCGTCGACACCGATGGCGCGATCCGCTACGAGCAGGTCGCCGATCACCCCGGCGATCGAACCTACGGAAACTTCGTTCGGTACTTCATCCGGAACGACTTCGCGGACCCGTTCGGTAACTGA
- the thrC gene encoding threonine synthase, with the protein MADLMLAPEGETPDAATDGTWLACIECGAVHAPFDAPIYRCPDCGGLLEARYAEYPTFDTFTGEGRGVWRYAAALPFESGVSLPEGDTPLHRVSRLEDDLDVRSLRIKHEGMNPTGSFKDRGMTVGVRVAAELGVGRLACASTGNTSAALAAYGGRGGMQTLVLLPAGKVAAGKVAQASLHGARILEVDGNFDACLDIVAELADRGEAYLLNSLNPFRLEGQKTIGFEILERYQADYGRYPDRIVLPVGNAGNTAALYKAFRELVASGALREDAVPKLTGVQAAGAAPMVEAIEEGNEDIERWDSVETRATAIRIGNPVNARKALPGIRETGGTAVAVADEAITDAQRALASEGVGVEPASAASVAGLRKLREAGVVDGDEDVVCLTTGHLLKDPDAAAAAGTEPEPVPADTEGVLDHLNGE; encoded by the coding sequence ATGGCCGATCTCATGCTCGCGCCCGAGGGCGAGACGCCCGACGCCGCGACCGACGGCACGTGGCTCGCGTGTATCGAGTGCGGCGCGGTACACGCCCCGTTCGACGCACCGATCTACCGGTGTCCCGACTGTGGCGGGCTCCTCGAGGCGCGCTACGCCGAGTATCCCACCTTCGATACGTTCACCGGGGAGGGTCGCGGTGTCTGGCGCTACGCCGCGGCACTCCCCTTCGAGAGCGGTGTCTCGCTCCCGGAGGGCGACACGCCGCTTCACCGGGTGTCCCGGCTCGAAGACGATCTCGACGTCCGGAGTCTCCGGATCAAGCACGAGGGAATGAACCCGACGGGAAGTTTCAAGGATCGTGGAATGACCGTCGGGGTCCGGGTCGCCGCGGAACTGGGCGTCGGCCGCCTGGCGTGTGCCTCAACCGGCAACACCAGCGCGGCGCTCGCGGCCTACGGCGGTCGCGGCGGAATGCAGACGCTCGTACTTCTCCCCGCCGGGAAGGTCGCCGCCGGGAAGGTCGCCCAGGCGAGTCTCCACGGCGCACGGATCCTGGAGGTCGACGGCAACTTCGACGCGTGTCTCGACATCGTCGCCGAACTCGCCGACCGCGGCGAGGCGTACCTCCTCAACTCGCTCAACCCGTTTCGATTGGAGGGCCAGAAGACGATCGGGTTCGAGATCCTCGAACGGTACCAGGCCGACTACGGTCGGTATCCCGACCGGATCGTCCTCCCCGTCGGGAACGCGGGCAACACCGCAGCGCTCTACAAGGCCTTCCGCGAACTCGTCGCGAGCGGGGCGCTCAGAGAGGACGCGGTGCCGAAGCTCACCGGCGTCCAGGCCGCCGGGGCCGCGCCGATGGTCGAGGCGATCGAGGAGGGCAACGAGGACATCGAGCGCTGGGACTCGGTCGAAACCCGGGCGACGGCGATCCGGATCGGCAACCCCGTAAACGCGCGGAAGGCACTCCCCGGAATCCGCGAGACCGGCGGGACGGCGGTCGCCGTCGCGGACGAGGCGATCACCGACGCCCAGCGCGCGCTCGCGAGCGAGGGGGTCGGCGTCGAACCCGCCTCCGCGGCGAGCGTCGCTGGCCTCCGGAAGCTCCGCGAGGCGGGCGTCGTCGACGGAGATGAAGACGTGGTCTGCCTGACGACCGGCCATCTCCTGAAGGACCCCGACGCCGCGGCCGCGGCCGGGACGGAGCCCGAACCCGTCCCCGCCGACACCGAGGGCGTGCTCGATCACCTGAACGGCGAGTGA
- the serB gene encoding phosphoserine phosphatase SerB: MKLVAFDFDGTLSDSEMTVLLGAQCGVAEEMETITERAMNDEIGYAESLRERVGLLDGLSADGVETAFEDVELRPGTVDVIRALNDAGVVTAIVTGGFGRGVESALARNDLPVDTIVANQLVFADGDLTGEVEGPLIEGTKDDALRAVADNAGVALDETVAVGDGANDLPMLEVAGLAVGYEPKPAVEPHCDEVVASMAELQELLEDRSIL, translated from the coding sequence ATGAAACTCGTCGCGTTCGACTTCGACGGCACGCTCTCGGACTCGGAGATGACGGTCCTGCTCGGCGCACAGTGTGGCGTCGCCGAGGAGATGGAGACCATCACCGAGCGGGCGATGAACGACGAGATCGGGTATGCGGAAAGCCTCCGCGAGCGAGTCGGCCTGCTCGACGGGCTCTCGGCGGATGGGGTCGAAACAGCGTTCGAGGACGTCGAACTACGGCCGGGAACCGTGGACGTGATCCGCGCGCTGAACGACGCGGGCGTGGTCACGGCGATCGTCACCGGGGGGTTCGGCCGCGGGGTCGAGAGCGCGCTCGCGCGGAACGATCTCCCGGTCGACACCATCGTCGCCAACCAGCTCGTCTTCGCGGACGGCGACCTCACCGGCGAGGTCGAGGGGCCGCTGATCGAGGGAACGAAGGACGACGCGCTCCGGGCGGTCGCCGACAACGCCGGCGTCGCGCTCGACGAGACGGTGGCGGTCGGCGACGGCGCGAACGACCTCCCGATGCTCGAAGTCGCGGGGCTCGCCGTGGGCTACGAACCGAAACCCGCCGTCGAACCCCACTGTGACGAGGTCGTGGCGTCGATGGCGGAACTACAGGAACTGCTCGAAGACCGATCGATCCTCTGA